The Rhodothermales bacterium genome has a segment encoding these proteins:
- a CDS encoding Rieske 2Fe-2S domain-containing protein translates to MGHAYQAVGWNRQKRIYDTVLLAGLALYLAAFVAGTFVLFPDATVETALIRAFGSAAFVLLHVVLIIGPLHRLFPGTAPLLYNRRHLGVTMFVMALAHAVLSTVQFHVLGPLNPVVSILTDGGGPVEGTVPFQAFGLLALVVLFLMAATSHDFWLSRLSAVTWKRLHQGVYVAYAALIAHVAFGILHQPNGSVWGGIVLAGLTLVGGTHIAAAVRDRRQRPASHAETDWIPVCAAVDIPDGRACSVEVAGESVAVFRSGRQVTALSGVCRHQGGPLWEGRVINGCAVCPWHGYEYDVQTGCAPDPFTERLPVFRVAVRKGHVYLDPTPLPPGTSVEPATIDG, encoded by the coding sequence ATGGGTCACGCGTATCAGGCCGTCGGCTGGAACCGGCAGAAGCGGATATACGACACGGTGCTGCTCGCGGGCCTGGCGCTGTATCTGGCCGCGTTCGTGGCCGGCACGTTTGTGCTGTTTCCGGATGCGACCGTCGAAACTGCGCTCATACGCGCATTCGGCTCCGCAGCGTTCGTGCTGCTGCACGTGGTGCTGATCATCGGGCCGCTGCATCGGCTGTTTCCGGGCACTGCCCCCCTGCTCTACAATCGGCGGCACCTCGGCGTGACCATGTTCGTCATGGCGCTGGCTCACGCGGTGTTGAGCACCGTTCAGTTTCACGTGCTAGGGCCTCTGAATCCCGTGGTCTCCATCCTCACGGACGGAGGTGGCCCGGTAGAGGGCACCGTGCCGTTCCAGGCGTTCGGGCTTCTCGCGCTTGTCGTACTCTTTCTCATGGCGGCGACCAGTCACGACTTCTGGCTCTCGCGCCTGTCGGCCGTGACCTGGAAGCGACTGCACCAGGGCGTCTACGTCGCCTATGCAGCCCTGATTGCCCATGTGGCGTTCGGCATCCTTCACCAGCCAAACGGGTCCGTGTGGGGTGGCATCGTGCTGGCCGGCCTGACGCTGGTCGGCGGAACGCACATCGCGGCGGCGGTACGGGATCGTCGCCAGAGGCCCGCCTCTCACGCGGAAACCGACTGGATACCTGTCTGCGCGGCCGTGGACATTCCCGACGGCCGCGCCTGCAGCGTGGAGGTTGCCGGCGAGTCGGTGGCCGTGTTTCGTAGCGGCCGCCAGGTAACAGCACTGTCGGGGGTGTGTCGTCATCAAGGCGGCCCGCTTTGGGAGGGGCGTGTCATCAACGGCTGCGCCGTGTGCCCCTGGCATGGCTATGAGTATGACGTGCAGACCGGCTGTGCACCCGACCCCTTTACCGAACGCCTGCCGGTTTTCCGAGTGGCCGTGCGAAAGGGCCATGTCTACCTGGATCCGACGCCACTTCCGCCCGGCACTTCCGTAGAGCCTGCCACGATCGATGGATGA